A genomic window from Salvia splendens isolate huo1 chromosome 11, SspV2, whole genome shotgun sequence includes:
- the LOC121754492 gene encoding protein FAR1-RELATED SEQUENCE 7-like, which translates to MKTEWSIENHASTIFTDGAFKEIQEQILETYNHCSLVSISNDSSPEVYKVVDHFSNIWSVTLSVEDSVCLCGCKMFSRTGLVCCHIFLVLKNKKLRLIPEYLIGGRWLKSPLLKVVHAVQNPDVATHVYVDEKMAQAILLGEMLVREARQQIFVDGVVTSTAQKKKIMDEFYGAEAPQEVDVHPPEVVSTKGCGSRLPSRVEKALKLKSKPMRQCKKCQEWGHHDSRNCDKFKEKEKMRSRRNSDV; encoded by the exons ATGAAAACAGAATGGTCTATTGAGAATCATGCATCCACAATATTTACTGATGGTGCATTCAAGGAAATTCAAGAACAGATTCTGGAGACTTATAACCACTGCAGTCTGGTATCAATATCTAATGATTCAAGTCCAGAGGTTTACAAGGTTGTAGATCATTTTTCAAACATATGGTCTGTCACATTATCTGTGGAGGATTCTGTTTGTCTATGTGGTTGTAAGATGTTTTCTAGGACTGGTCTTGTATGCTGCCACATCTTCCTTGTGTTGAAGAACAAAAAATTGCGATTGATTCCTGAGTATCTGATTGGAGGTCGATGGTTGAAATCTCCTCTGCTTAAGGTTGTTCATGCCGTCCAAAACCCAGATGTAGCAACGCATGTTTATGTTGATGAGAAGATGGCCCAAGCAATTTTGTTGGGAGAGATGTTGG TGCGTGAAGCTCGACAACAGATTTTTGTCGATGGGGTTGTAACGTCTACAGCccagaagaagaaaataatggATGAATTTTATGGGGCTGAGGCACCCCAGGAAGTAGATGTACATCCACCTGAAGTCGTTAGCACGAAGGGATGTGGTAGTAGACTCCCTTCAAGAGTCGAGAAGGCTTTGAAGCTTAAGAGCAAGCCTATGCGTCAATGCAAGAAATGTCAGGAGTGGGGTCACCACGATTCAAGGAATTGCGACAAatttaaagagaaagaaaagatgCGGTCCAGAAGAAATTCTGATGTTTGA